The Primulina eburnea isolate SZY01 chromosome 13, ASM2296580v1, whole genome shotgun sequence genome includes a region encoding these proteins:
- the LOC140808752 gene encoding uncharacterized protein isoform X5: MANPGSKFVSANLNKSYGQQQQFNGGGGGNHGQASAVGWGRGGGMLVLSKNRGIAQKSGSKLSVPPPLNLPSLRKEHERFDTSGRSRGMAPGCGARPSSTHVGWTKPVIVSALSEKNESNAHIPLTDAMEAKDVISRGTGSYVPPSARSNGLGLVGSSSGSVSRDFVPSIAKVTVLKGEDFPSLQAARPVSSETSQKQKEFSNQKQKQIVGEEFNQKKRDIYHSGSLANAQPSGQPSWNSIRNLSVENTGEGRGTGRGRLADRTGKEDEYFTSPLPLVRMNPRSDWADDERDTSHGFSERGRDVGYSKSDSYWDGNLDLHRPSVLSHKVAQSPYDRWGQRGNETVGFDERDLFSGGLVGVIRKKRDAAKSTDFHDPVRESFQAELERVQKMQELERQRIIGEQEKALEQARREEEERQRRIREEEVRQRRIEEEAREASWRAEHERLEAIRIAEEHRISREDEMRRIYVEEERRKQAAKLKLLELEAKIAKREAQAASASRGNISAPNMVNDEQLEASVKEKDFSRTLDTWEDGERMVDKLTTSASFDPFAPSRPYEMSWRPYPPSESSSSFLDARKGIIHRDAFENGGSFCPPPLEQEIDHYSPRRDAFGGGRAVSRDNSYGRARNSMRQPRVLPPPSLNLSQRAPFERPIDHSGPSAVLDDEIRYTNSAISLPIRRTSYNGSNQKGLQLPEVEVKNITPEDQIQNNKSRCDSQSSLSVSSPPNSPPQLSHDELDGFEDSPVKSGITEVRGNILAESGSVVLNGKSSTAVLVAGFASEDEEWTIENDDTLQHQEEYDEDEDGYIEEDEVRDGDDENLELSKKFEALEFEETEPSAMVDNVVLGFDEGVEVVIPSDDFENSSRTQDRTYGISDISGDVGDRRGPIDGLPAEEQGLLNANDMSNIIANTSSVKIKESELISEGSIGQSVEASYSSSLDLLDCVDSSVSTGLALQQSVACSGDVTAAVGQTSISSVSSAGSPTDLPVKLQFGLFSGPSLIPSPVPAIQIGSIQMPLHIHLPVGQSFTYLDPSQPPVFQFGQMQYTSPISQGILPMPPQSMSFIKPNMQVPFNLNQRTGDSMYNQPAPDVSAQNVAEHEFNKLPGFVSGPPEQSHGSLSVGINSVWEAESRSDQNIGRTTCLSSATGKEMESNSLRRMEEKGHYDSAPKNYLPSSEEKESESQMKIMQLPVRAASGDKIFSGPRRLDRLYSGRGKNNSYIVRKADTRSSFTNGMPTNSTGFQRRSQRTVRHTEFRIRESIDRGKGPLMVSFKDSGLDYKSSYAGKAMGDFRRSWSKRGNISNRPLKHRTKAEVSDGIYSEVANPGDMVAKEMGKNVSFKSRNISYTNEANLPKKVSEDVDAPLLKGVVRVYEQPGIETPSDEDDFIEVRSKRQMLNDRREQREKEIKAKSLTTKREKEIKAKLLTTQPPCKLHARKPYSIVSGGPSELAMPCENQESCLDVAVSESHQLAHNEVSTGPRTGSMTVISSGEKGYENKNNDTNQIKLSSTSWSTSGMNQQVMSLTQTELEEAMKPMRYNSDNSIVGGHSSTASDPILPTMSISVKEKKFSSGASPINSLLAGEKIQFGAVTSPSVLPPSSRAVSLGIGAPGSNRHDVQISRNFSVAENDSSLFFEKENHSTDGCVPLQDCKAEAEAATATSVAAICVDDFVSNGLGPLSAANVPDTKTFTRADIDVITTGVIGGLQSVNHSRGEELLSVSLPADLSVETTQISLWSPLPSSQSSSTQMPSHFSGGPSHLPFYEVNPMLGGPLLAFGPHEESSGTLSQPQKSTAPSSGPIGNWQQWHSGLDSFYNPPTGYPGRLVSPSGSIPGVQGPPHMVVYNHFAPVGQYGQFGQYGQFGLSFMGTTFIPSGHTSTSVQVNDGDVHGINTTSTQHNASNMMAPIRHLSPGSPLVPMASPLPMFNLSPFQSAPDMSVQAQWGHIPTSNGSVSSPLQPRVEAELPSQVHHGHSVDHPVNASMFSESQIQTSVSVPSFSVATESNITPFSAELGLVDSKRSNGVVTSGQGMMIHSSSCTDNAESGKVGTPHEDSHGNHNSKLQNASSVNAQILQKSPPIQQVKSAGHSHQRGGISHRNNAGNEWSHRRTGFHGRSHSSGVDRGFPASKIKQIYVAKTER, translated from the exons ATGGCCAACCCTGGCTCCAAGTTTGTGTCAGCAAATCTGAACAAGTCTTATGGGCAGCAGCAGCAGTTTAATGGTGGTGGTGGAGGCAATCACGGGCAGGCTTCCGCTGTTGGGTGGGGCCGTGGCGGTGGAATGCTGGTTTTGTCCAAGAACCGGGGCATTGCTCAGAAGTCTGGTTCGAAGCTATCTGTTCCACCCCCCTTAAATTTGCCCTCGTTGAGGAAAGAACACGAGCGATTCGATACATCCGGCCGCAGTCGTGGTATGGCTCCTGGTTGTGGAGCGAGGCCTTCTTCAACGCATGTGGGCTGGACCAAACCGGTAATTGTTTCTGCCTTGTCCGAAAAGAATGAGAGCAATGCTCATATTCCCTTGACTGATGCGATGGAAGCTAAGGATGTGATAAGTCGGGGCACTGGTTCTTATGTTCCTCCTTCAGCTCGTTCTAATGGGTTAGGACTTGTGGGTTCCAGTTCTGGTTCTGTCTCACGGGATTTTGTACCTTCTATCGCAAAAGTTACGGTTTTAAAAGGTGAGGATTTTCCATCTCTGCAGGCTGCAAGGCCTGTCTCTTCTGAGACATCCCAGAAACAGAAGGAATTTTCAAACCAGAAACAAAAGCAGATTGTAGGTGAGGAATTCAATCAGAAGAAGAGAGACATCTATCATTCAGGTTCTTTGGCTAATGCACAGCCTTCAGGGCAGCCTTCGTGGAATTCTATCAGAAATTTGTCAGTAGAGAACACTGGTGAGGGTCGTGGGACAGGTAGGGGGCGACTGGCTGATCGAACTGGTAAAGAGGATGAGTATTTTACTTCTCCACTACCGCTAGTTCGCATGAATCCAAGGTCGGACTGGGCAGATGATGAGCGTGACACAAGTCATGGGTTTTCCGAACGTGGAAGAGATGTTGGATATTCGAAGAGTGATAGTTATTGGGATGGGAATCTTGATTTACACAGGCCGAGCGTTTTATCTCATAAAGTAGCTCAGAGTCCATATGACAGATGGGGTCAACGTGGCAATGAAACTGTAGGTTTTGATGAAAGGGATTTATTTTCAGGTGGCCTTGTTGGTGTTATCAGAAAGAAAAGAGATGCTGCAAAATCAACTGATTTTCATGATCCCGTTAGAGAATCTTTTCAAGCAGAACTTGAAAGAGTTCAGAAAATGCAAGAGCTTGAAAGACAGAGAATCATTGGAGAACAAGAAAAAGCTTTGGAGCAAGCTAGAAGAGAGGAGGAGGAGAGACAAAGAAGGATCAGGGAAGAGGAGGTACGACAGCGAAGGATTGAAGAGGAAGCCCGAGAAGCTTCATGGAGGGCAGAACATGAGCGATTAGAGGCAATTCGAATAGCAGAAGAACACAGAATTTCCAGGGAGGATGAAATGAGAAGAATTTATGTGGAAGAAGAGAGGAGGAAGCAAGCTGCCAAACTGAAGCTTCTGGAGTTGGAAGCTAAGATAGCTAAGAGGGAGGCTCAAGCGGCTTCAGCTTCCAGGGGTAATATATCTGCTCCTAACATGGTTAATGATGAGCAACTAGAAGCTTCAGTGAAGGAAAAAGATTTCTCCAGGACTTTGGATACTTGGGAAGATGGTGAGAGAATGGTCGATAAGTTGACAACTTCAGCTTCATTTGATCCATTTGCTCCTAGCAGGCCTTACGAGATGAGCTGGAGACCTTACCCTCCTAGTGAAAGTTCTTCAAGCTTTCTTGATGCAAGAAAAGGAATAATTCATAGAGATGCTTTTGAAAATGGTGGCAGCTTCTGTCCGCCACCGTTGGAACAGGAGATTGATCATTACAGTCCAAGAAGAGATGCATTTGGTGGTGGCAGAGCAGTGTCAAGGGATAATTCTTATGGGAGGGCAAGGAATTCTATGAGACAGCCTCGTGTTCTTCCTCCTCCCTCGCTTAATTTATCTCAGAGGGCTCCTTTTGAGCGACCTATTGACCATTCTGGCCCCTCGGCTGTGCTTGACGATGAAATTCGATATACCAATTCTGCAATAAGTTTACCAATTAGGCGGACATCTTATAATGGTAGTAATCAAAAGGGTCTCCAACTGCCTGAAGTGGAGGTTAAAAATATAACCCCTGAAGACCAGATtcaaaacaataaatctaggTGTGATTCACAATCATCGTTATCTGTTTCAAGCCCTCCAAATTCTCCTCCTCAGCTTTCCCATGATGAGTTGGATGGATTTGAAGATTCTCCAGTAAAATCTGGTATAACAGAAGTGAGAGGTAATATTTTAGCTGAGAGTGGATCTGTTGTCTTGAATGGTAAATCTAGCACTGCGGTATTGGTTGCTGGTTTTGCTAGCGAGGATGAAGAATGGACTATTGAAAATGATGATACACTGCAACATCAAGAAGAATATGATGAGGACGAAGATGGTTATATAGAAGAAGATGAAGTGCGTGATGGCGATGATGAGAATCTTGAGCTGAGTAAAAAGTTTGAAGCCCTGGAATTTGAAGAAACAGAGCCATCTGCTATGGTGGATAACGTGGTCTTAGGCTTTGACGAGGGTGTTGAAGTGGTAATACCGAGTGATGACTTTGAAAATAGCTCAAGGACCCAAGATAGAACATACGGAATCTCCGACATTTCAGGTGATGTAGGGGATAGAAGAGGACCAATTGATGGGCTTCCTGCTGAAGAACAGGGCCTTCTGAATGCAAATGACATGTCTAATATAATTGCAAATACCTCCTCTGTTAAGATCAAAGAAAGTGAATTGATATCGGAAGGTTCTATTGGTCAATCTGTTGAAGCTTCCTATTCCTCCTCattagatcttttagactgtgTTGATTCCTCGGTTAGCACTGGCTTAGCTTTGCAGCAATCAGTCGCATGTTCGGGTGATGTCACAGCTGCTGTTGGCCAGACTAGTATATCATCTGTATCTTCTGCTGGAAGCCCTACTGATTTACCTGTTAAACTACAGTTTGGGCTGTTTTCTGGTCCATCTTTGATACCTTCTCCTGTGCCGGCAATTCAAATTGGTTCCATTCAGATGCCTCTCCACATCCATCTACCTGTTGGTCAATCCTTTACTTACTTGGATCCATCGCAGCCCCCAGTGTTCCAGTTTGGCCAGATGCAGTATACATCTCCTATCTCACAGGGAATATTGCCCATGCCCCCCCAATCAATGTCTTTTATTAAGCCTAACATGCAGGTCCCTTTTAATCTGAATCAGAGGACTGGAGACTCTATGTATAATCAGCCTGCTCCAGATGTTTCTGCCCAGAATGTGGCAGAACACGAGTTCAACAAGCTTCCAGGTTTTGTTTCAGGACCACCTGAGCAATCTCATGGGAGCCTTTCCGTGGGAATTAATTCTGTTTGGGAAGCAGAGAGTCGTTCTGACCAAAATATTGGCCGTACAACTTGTCTTTCAAGTGCCACTGGTAAAGAAATGGAATCAAATTCTCTACGTCGGATGGAAGAGAAAGGGCATTATGACTCAGCTCCAAAGAATTACTTACCATCATCCGAAGAAAAGGAATCTGAAAGTCAGATGAAGATTATGCAACTGCCAGTTCGCGCTGCTTCTGGGGATAAAATTTTCAGTGGACCTAGACGTCTTGATCGATTGTATAGTGGCAGGGGAAAGAACAATTCCTATATAGTCAGAAAAGCAGATACCAGATCATCTTTCACTAATGGTATGCCCACGAATTCAACTGGCTTCCAGAGAAGATCTCAACGGACTGTTCGACATACTGAATTTCGAATTCGGGAGAGCATTGACAGGGGGAAAGGACCTCTGATGGTTTCCTTTAAAGATTCTGGCTTAGATTATAAGTCAAGTTATGCAGGAAAGGCTATGGGAGATTTTAGAAGAAGCTGGTCTAAGAGAGGTAACATTTCTAATAGACCACTGAAGCACAGAACTAAAGCAGAAGTCTCTGATGGTATTTATTCGGAGGTGGCCAATCCTGGAGACATGGTAGCAAAAGAGATGGGAAAAAATGTATCTTTTAAGAGTCGAAACATTTCCTACACCAATGAAGCAAATTTACCAAAAAAGGTTTCCGAGGATGTTGATGCTCCCTTGCTGAAGGGTGTTGTTCGCGTTTATGAGCAACCTGGTATAGAAACTCCCAGCGATGAGGATGATTTTATTGAAGTCAGATCCAAAAGACAAATGTTGAATGATCGACGTGAACAAAGGGAAAAGGAAATCAAAGCGAAATCACTCACCACAAAG AGGGAAAAAGAAATTAAAGCGAAGTTACTCACCACACAG CCACCTTGCAAATTGCATGCTCGGAAACCATATTCTATTGTCTCTGGAGGCCCAAGTGAGCTTGCCATGCCATGTGAGAACCAAGAATCTTGCTTGGATGTTGCTGTCTCAGAGAGCCATCAGTTGGCACATAATGAAGTATCAACAGG GCCCCGAACAGGTTCAATGACTGTTATATCTAGTGGCGAAAAAGGATATGAGAATAAAAACAATGACACAAACCAAATCAAGTTGTCATCAACTTCTTGGAGCACTTCAGGGATGAACCAACAG GTCATGTCACTGACACAGACCGAACTCGAGGAGGCTATGAAACCTATGCGATACAATTCAGACAATTCTATTGTTGGAGGTCATTCCAGCACAGCTAGTGATCCCATCTTGCCAACGATGTCCATTTCGGTCAAGGAGAAAAAATTTTCTTCTGGTGCAAGTCCAATCAATTCCTTGCTTGCTGGAGAGAAAATCCAATTTG GTGCTGTGACATCTCCTTCTGTTCTTCCTCCTAGTAGCCGTGCAGTATCACTTGGGATTGGTGCTCCAGGTTCCAATCGACACGATGTGCAAATCTCTCGCAACTTTTCAGTGGCTGAAAATGATAGTTCTCTTTTTTTCGAAAAAGAAAACCATTCCACTGATGGCTGTGTTCCATTACAAGATTGTAAGGCTGAAGCTGAAGCTGCAACAGCTACTTCTGTCGCTGCCATCTGTGTTGATGATTTTGTCAGTAATGGGTTGGGGCCATTAAGTGCAGCTAATGTTCCAGATACCAAAACTTTTACCCGTGCTGATATTGATGTCATCACGACAG GTGTAATTGGAGGTCTGCAATCGGTAAATCATTCAAGAGGTGAGGAGTTGCTAAGCGTTTCTCTTCCAGcagacctctctgtcgagacaACTCAAATCTCCTTGTGGTCACCATTGCCAAGTTCTCAGAGTTCTTCTACCCAGATGCCTTCTCATTTTTCTGGTGGTCCTTCCCACTTACCTTTTTATGAAGTAAATCCAATGTTGGGCGGTCCACTTCTTGCTTTTGGTCCGCATGAAGAATCTTCTGGCACATTATCTCAGCCACAAAAGAGTACAGCACCCAGTTCAGGACCTATCGGTAACTGGCAGCAATGGCATTCTGGTTTGGACTCATTTTATAATCCTCCAACTGGGTATCCAGGCCGTCTAGTTAGTCCATCTGGAAGCATTCCCGGGGTTCAGGGCCCCCCACATATGGTTGTCTACAATCATTTTGCTCCAGTTGGACAATATGGGCAATTTGGTCAATATGGGCAATTTGGTTTAAGTTTTATGGGAACCACCTTCATCCCTTCTGGACATACTTCAACTTCTGTTCAAGTTAATGATGGAGATGTGCATGGCATAAATACGACGTCCACTCAGCATAATGCTTCCAATATGATGGCTCCCATTCGGCATCTTTCCCCTGGATCTCCACTAGTGCCTATGGCCTCCCCCTTGCCCATGTTTAATTTATCTCCATTTCAG TCTGCCCCTGATATGTCCGTCCAAGCTCAATGGGGGCATATTCCCACTTCCAATGGCTCAGTCTCGTCACCCTTGCAGCCGCGAGTAGAAGCTGAACTTCCTTCTCAAGTCCATCATGGGCATTCCGTCGACCACCCTGTAAATGCCAGTATGTTCTCTGAATCTCAGATTCAAACATCAGTCAGTGTCCCAAGTTTTTCTGTTGCCACAGAATCGAACATTACCCCATTTTCTGCTGAACTTGGGCTAGTAGATTCAAAGAGATCCAATGGGGTTGTCACATCTGGGCAGGGTATGATGATTCATAGCTCTTCTTGCACCGACAATGCTGAATCTGGTAAGGTTGGCACGCCTCACGAGGATAGCCATGGCAATCATAATAGCAAACTCCAGAATGCAAGTTCTGTAAATGCTCAAATTCTACAGAAGAGTCCGCCCATCCAACAGGTTAAGTCTGCTGGTCATAGTCATCAGAGAGGGGGTATTTCTCACaggaacaatgctgggaatgAATGGTCTCATCGTAGGACTGGTTTCCATGGAAGGAGCCATTCCAGTGGTGTGGATAGGGGTTTTCCTGCTtcgaaaataaaacaaatatatgTGGCTAAAACAGAGCGTTAG